Below is a window of Patescibacteria group bacterium DNA.
GAATTCTGCACCGGCGCGCAATAATTTCAGCCGGTCGCCTTTGCGAATCTCGCCGGAGAAATTGCGCACATAAATCACGACGCCGCGGTAGGCGTCGAAAATCGAATCAAAAATCAAAGCTTTCGCGTCGTCGCCTGCATCCAGATTGGTCGGCGGCGGAACGCGCTCGATGATTGCCGCTAAAACTTTTTCACAATTCGTCCCGTCTTTCGCGGAAATTTCGATTACTTCTTCGCGCGGAATCGAGAGGACATTCTCGATCTCAGTTTTAATTTTCTCCGCATCGGCGGCGGGGAGATCGATCTTATTCACGACTGGAATAATCGTGAGATCGGCTTCGAGCGCAGCGTAAACATTTGCCAGCGTCTGCGCCTCGATGCCCTGCGTCGCATCGACGACGAGCAGTGCGCCCTCGACGGCTTTCAAGCTGCGGCTGACTTCGTAAGCGAAGTCGGCGTGACCGGGCGTATCAATCAAATTCAGCTCGACTCCCTGCCATTCCATTTTGACCGGTTGCAATTTAATCGTGATGCCGCGCTCTTGTTCGAGCTCCATCGTGTCGAGATGTTGCGCGCGCATCTCGCGCTTCTCGACGGTATTCGTCAATTCCAAAAGTCGGTCGGCGAGCGTGGACTTGCCGTGGTCGATATGCGCGATGATGCAGAAATTGCGGATGTTTTTCACGCCGGGATTTTAGCGGAATTAAAAAAATATGGGATAATTTCCTCGTGGATTTTCTCCCGAAATATCGCGCCGAGATTGATTGTGCTTTGCTTGAGTTTTTTGCCAGGACAAAATTTCCTGAAAAAAAATTTGCGGCGGCGTTGCGACACGCCGTTTTACTCGGTGGCAAAAGGATTCGGCCGATACTCGGACTGCTCGCTTTCGAGAGCATCAAAAATTCCCAAACTAAAATCGCTCGCTCGAAAGTTATTCGGATTTTGCTTTCGCTCGAATTAATTCACGCCTTTTCCTTGGTGCACGATGATCTGCCCGCGATAGACGACGACACACTGCGGCGCGGGCGACCGACCGTTTGGTACAAATTCGGCGAGGCGAATGCCATCTTGGCGGGTGATGCGCTTGTTTTGCTCGCCTTCCAAAATCTCGCGGAAAATGCGCCGACTGAGTTGCTGCCGCAATTGACCCAAATTTTGGCACGGGCGAGCGGCGGCATGATTGTCGGACAATTCCGCGATCTCGACCTCAGCAAAAATAATTCGCTCGCCAACATTCTCAAAACGCATTCCGCCAAGACGGGCGAATTGATTTTTGCGGCAGTGCAGCTCGGCGCATTGCTCGCGTCCGCTGATTCCGCCCAGACGAAACTCTTGAAAAACTATGCCGCCAAACTCGGACTCGTTTTCCAGATCAAAGACGACTTGCTCGATGCGCTCGGTGATCCGAAAATTCTCGGCAAAAAAGTTGGTAAAGATGTCGGTAAAAAAGGTTTCGTCAAAATTCTTGGCATTCTGAAGTCGCAAAAAAAACTGGCGGAATTGACTCGGGCGGCGATTACAATTTCCCAAAAATTAAAAGCGCCGCGTCTTGCGCAGTTGGCGGAATTTGTTTTGAAGCGCGAGCAATAATTCGCTACACTTCCCGCGCCGATGTATTCGCGTTTTTCCAGCAATCACCGTCAGTCGAATCGTTTTCACGCGCTTTTTTACGCCGCGATCTTCTTTTTCGCGGTGATCGTCCTGAAGCTCGGGTGGCTCCAAATTATCCATGCGCACGATTACGAGACGCTCGCCGAGGAACAAAATTCGCGCGGCGTCGTGCTGCCGGCGAAGCGCGGTAATATTTACGCGAAGGATTATCGGACGGGTGAGCTTTTTCCGCTCGCGCAAAATTCGACGACCTATGTCGTTTTCGCTGATCCAATGTTGATCGCGAGCGGCACTGAATCAGCAGTCGCTGATCAGCTCCTGCCGTTTCTATACATTCCGCCTGATCCAGTCGAGTCAGCCAAAAAAGAAGTTGTCGTCACGCCGCCTCAGACAGTGGTTGTCCCCGCAGCAGCTGCGCCGACTGATCCGACCGCACTCGCCACCGATGCCGCCGTCGCGGCGACTACCGAGACAAATTCAGACGGAACTGTCCCGGTCGCTGCGTCCGACCTCACCACTTCGACCCCGACCTCACCGATTGTCCAGCCCACTGCGGTCACACCAAAACCAGTCGAAGTGCCGATTGATCCGCAAGTCGCTTTCAAAAATAAGTTAGTCGAGCAGCTCGCCACGAAAGATGTCGTCCGACGCGAGCTCGGTGAGATTACAGATGAGGAAATCAAAATCCTGACCGAGTCGCACATTCCGGGAGTCTCGCTCGTAGATAAGACGCTCATCCTTAATCCGACTTTGATTGATGATCCCAGTGATACTGCGACCAAGCTGGCGACGATCCTCGCGGCGAAGTACGATGAAATTTATCCGCTCATGATTCGCAAAAAAGTGCGCTATGTCAAATTGGCAACGCGTGTCGTGCCGGATGTGAAGGATAAAATCGAAGCACTGGGGATTCGCGGCGTGGGGACGATTCCAGAATATCGCCGCGTGTATCCCGAGGAAAATCTGGCGGCACAAGTCGTCGGCTTCCTCGATCATGACGAAGATGGTGAGTACGGCATCGAGGGTGCTTTTGACAAAATTCTACGCGGCAAAGATGGACTGCGGACGACTCAGGTTGATCCATTCAACCGCCAAATTACAGTCGGAGATATCGCAATCCAAAACGCTGTCGACGGCAATTCCGTCGTGCTCACGATTGATCGGGCGATTCAAAAAATGGCGGAAGAGGCGTTGGCGAAAGTCGTCAATCAGCAGCGCGCGGACGGCGGTCAGGTTATCGTGATGGATCCCAACACCGGGGCGGTACTGGCGTTGGCGCATTACCCAACCTTCAATCCCAACACTTACGGTGATGTTTATGTTTCGGAAGAATTGGTCAAAAAAGAAATTCCGAAAAAATGGGTGGACGAGGCGGGCAATGTCCATGACGACACTGAAGTGTGGTGGGAGACGACCAGAGGCGAGAAGGCTGTCAGTGAGTGGGGTACCGAGTTGATCGTCCGCAATGGTTTTCGTTATCAAGTTTTCAACGAATACCGCGATGGTGAAATCGTCGGCAAAATCATTTACAACAACCGGGTCGGTGAAGGTGCTTTCGGGATGAAGGCGGCGACCGATCCGTATGAGCCGGGTTCAGTTTTCAAATCAATCGTCATGGCAGCGGCGATCGATGCTGGTGAAGTGACACCCAATACGCGCTCGCCCTACAACGGTCCGGTAACGCTGGATGAAATTAATTACTTGACCGGAAAGCCAATCGTAATCAAAAACTCCCAAAATGCTTACCACGGGCAGGAGACCATGACGCAGGTTTTGGAGAATTCTTCCAATATCGGCATGACCTTTGTCGCGCAGACCTTGGGTGCCGCGACTTTTTACGATTACATCAAAAAGTTTGGCTTCGGTGAACGCTCCGAAATCGAATTCGACGGCGAAGATACCGGTCAGGTCGAGAATTATACCAAGTGGAGTAAATCCGAATTGGTCACCAAGGGCTTCGGTCAGGGTCTCACCGTCAATCTTTTTCAAATGGCGGCGGCTTACTCGGCACTCGCGAACGGCGGACTTTTGATGAAACCCTATGTCGTCGATGAGCAAATTTCATCCGACGGTCGCCGCATCAAAACCGAGCCGACGACGATTCGCCGTGTCATTAATCCGGAAACTTCGAAAACAACTACCGAGATGTTGGTGAGCTCAGTCAAAAATGGCTACGCGAAACCGGGTGGTGTGCCGGGTTACTTCGTCGCAGGCAAGACGGGTACGAGCCAGACTTATTTCAATGGGCGCGCTCTGACCGATGTCGGTACGACGATTGCGACTTTCGGCGGCTACGCGCCGGCGACCGATCCGAAATTTATCGTGCTCGTCAAAGTGGACCGTCCGCGTATCGAAGAATGGGGCACGACTTCGGCTGCGCCAGTTTTCCAAAAAGTGACCGAAGAGTTGCTCATGAATTATTTCGCGATCGCGCCGAACAACTGATTAGTCTTTGAGTCATTAAGTCGTTCAGTCGTTGGTTCGGAGGGCTATTGGGTCAGTTGGCTACTGGTTCGGATGGTCATTGGGTCAATGTGAAAATGATTCAATCATTCAATCATTGAATTTTTGGTTTAATGGAACTTTTTCTCACTTCGAATCAGAACTAGTCTTGAGATGAGCGTCGATGATTTGTCGCGCGAATTACAGGCGTGCCACGGCGAGTTCAGCGAGCTCGACTAGGCGATTGGAATAGCCCCATTCGTTGTCGTACCACGCGACGACTTTGACGAGATTGCCACCGACGACCATCGTATTCGCCGCGTCGACGATGGAGCTCGCTGGGTCGCCTTTGAAATCCATCGAGACGAGCGGACGCGTTTCGTATTCCAAAATCCCGGCGAGTTCGTTTTGGCTCGCTTTTTGCATCGCCGCATTAATTTCCTCCGCCGTCACAGGTCGGCGGAGCTCGGCGACGAAATCGACGATTGAAACAGTCGGGGTCGGGACGCGCAGAGAAATTCCAGTCAATTTACCTTTTAATTCTGGCAGCACTTCACCGACGGCTTTCGCTGCGCCGGTCGAAGTTGGGATAATCGAAAGTGCGGCGGCGCGCGCGCGGCGCGGATCTTTGTGCGGTGCGTCGATCAATCTTTGGTCGCTCGTGTAGGCGTGTGTCGTCGTCATCAAACCTTTCTCGATGCCGAAATTTTCCAACAAAACTTTCGCGACCGGTGCGAGACAATTTGTCGTGCAGCTCGCATTCGAAACAACTTGCATCGTCTTCGGATCGAATGAATTGCAGTTCACACCGCGGACGAAAGTGCCGTCCACATCTTTTCCCGGCGCGGAAATAATCACGCACTGCGCGCCTGCGTCGAGGTGTTTCGCGGCGCCCGCGCGGTCGCAGAAAAAGCCGGTTGATTCAATCACGACACTGACCCCGAGTTTTTTCCACGGAAGTTGCGCCGGATCCTTCTCGGCAAAAATTTTGATTTCCTTGCCGTTGATTTTCAAAAAATCTGCGCCGACCTCGACTTTGCCACCAAAACGACCGTAGACCGAATCGAATTCAAAAAGGTGCGCGAGCGTTTCAGCGGGGACGAGGTCATTGATCGCGACGATTTCGAGTGGTGAGTTCTTGGCGAAAGCGGCGCGCAAAGTTTGTCTTCCGATACGACCGAAGCCGTTGATGGCGATTTTCATTTCAAAAGATTAAAAGTGGGGCGAGTTTAACTTTTTTCAAAAAACTCGAAAAGCTCTAAAATTTGTTCACCAATTAACCCACCGAAATGTCCGACTGTATTTTTTGCGAAATTGCGGCGGGGCACAGTCCGGCAGCGGTCGAGTACGAGGACGAGCGCGTGATTGCGTTTGCCGATATCCAGCCAATCGCGCCGGTGCATATTCTGATTGCCACTAAAAAACACATTCCCTCAATCGCGAAACTCGCTTCCGAAGACGAATCATTAGTTGGTCATCTCGTGCTTGTCGCCAAAAAATTGGCGGAAAATCGCCAGCTCGAAGGCTACAAATTGATTTTCAATGTCGGTGAAAAGGGTGGTCAGGTCGTGCCACATCTCCACCTCCACTTGCTCGGCGGCTGGGAAGAAAAACCGGATTCGATTCCGGGCTGAATTCAATTTGCGATGAGGGAATGTGCAATGCTCGCGGTCTAGCCTTTATTCCGAAATCGATCTATTCACTTTTACACAACCATATTGAACAGATCCTTTTTCTGCTTGCCCTAAATACTCTTTTAACTGATCTGTATTCTCAATTTTGGGGCAAAACTCAACTGCTTGAGTTATCTCATGTCTTGAACCTTGGATCAGTTGCACCATCGATGTGCAAAACTGACCTTCCAGTCTTGGACATTGCTTTTCAGCGGGATAGGCACAAGTAAACACTTCTTGATCAAAAACACCTCTAACTAGTCTACCGCTCTCATCTCTCTCGCTATCCCATAACATACCACCGGGGCTGTATTGGTTCAATTCACCTACAATATCTCTTGCGCTAGTTAGCGCAAGATTATCTGCACGGTTAGTACCATGTCTTAAATATGGATAATGAAGCACTTTTTGGCGATCATAATAACTGCTTGATTCTCTAGTAAATTTATCAGGAGCTTTCGTTTCTGCTAGAACAGTTTTTGATTCTAAGTACATTTTAAGTGGGTTTAAAAATAAGATGGAATAATAATCAAATTAATATCATTAGTCAAACCTTCTGTTAAAGCAGAAAATCGTGGTTATCAATAAATCAGAGAAATCAAAGTTAAGCTTGATTTGCAAAAAATCAGTTTTTTTGTTAAAATAACAGCGTGAAAATAAAAACAAAAATCGGATTTTTGGCGCTCGTTTTTGTCTTTCTGGCGAGTCCGGTTTTCGCAGAATTATTTTCCGGCAGTGGTGTCGGTCCGACGGCAAGCTTCAGTGTGTCACCTTCGGTCGCCATCACTGGGAGCCCGATTGTTTTCGATGCGTCCGCTTCCCGCAATGCGATTGGCAGTACATCCGGCCTGCAGTTTCGCTGGGATTTCGAAGGCAATTATGCGTGGACGAGTTGGTCGAGCACTGCGAAAACGAAACACACTTTCACCGAGGCAAAAGATTACACGGCGCGTTTGCAGGTCAAAGATGCCGACGGCTTGGTCGACGAGACCGCATTCAAAGTCTTCGTCGGGATAAAATACATGAGCTCGTCGCCGGTGGCGCGGATTTATGTCGACCCGGCGAGTGGGGATACCACTACGAATTTTCATTTTCAAGTCTCCGTTTTTTCCAATATCGGTACGCCGACGGATCGGCTCGAAGTGCGGTGGGACTGGAATCACGACGGCACTTGGGATACGACTTGGTCCAAGGCTCGTGATTTTTTTCATGTTTTTCCTGACGCACTGAATCAAGAAGTTTGGCTCGAGGTGCGTGACGCAGATGGCTCAAGCTCGATTGAAAAAGGTATTTATGTCGAAGGCAAAGAGGACGACTCGATTCGCAATAAAGAAATCGGCTTGATTCACCTCTCAGAAGTTAGCGCGCCGCTCGCGAGCTTCACGACTTCGGCGACCTCGGTCGATCAAGGCGCGACTGTTTTGTTTGACGCGACGCCGTCAATTCGTGCAGCTGAATTTCGCTGGGATTTCGACGGCGATGGTCGTTTCGATAATTCCTGGAATGCAGCCAATCAAAAGGTGCAGCGCGTTTACAAAAATGTTGGCGTTTTTACGGCGACGCTAGAAGTGCGCAGTGCGGCAGGTGAGATCGACAAGACGACGCGGACGATTACCGTCATCGACCAATCGAATATTCTGCCGACAGCGAGTTTTACTTTGTACAATTCCACGAATCCTTCGCTCGGATTGGCACTGGCAATTTTGAACGACAAAGTTAAATTCACGGCGACCGTACGCGATGAGGATGGTATAGCGAGCAAAGCTCAGGTTCGCTGGGATTTCGACGGCGATGGTGCTTGGGACACGAATTTTTCTTCGACCAAAACTGCGACTTACCAATTCACCGCGACCGGCACGAAGTTTCCGCGACTCGAGGTGCGCGATGAGCTCGGTGCTCTCGCGACTGTGATTGGCCAGATCGAAATTGTGGCGAACACTGCGCCACGAGCGAATTTAAAAATTTCTCCGGCGAGTGGTGCGCCGGGCGCGACCTTCCGTTTCGATGCAGCTTCCTCGCGCGACGATCAGAGTGGTAAGACTAATCTGCAGTACCGTTTTGATTTTGATGGTGATGGAATTTTCGACACTAAGTTCAGTGGCACATCGGCGTATTCCAAAAAAATCGGACGCGCGGGCAATCTGACTGCGACAGTCGAAGTGCGCGATCGTGCCAATGCGACAGGACGGGCGAAGGCGACTTTTGCTGTCATCGTGCCGACGACGCCGATTGCGGGATTTGTCGTCGAGCCGCGTGTCGGCACCTTCGCGACTAATTTCGAATTCGATGCCTCGGCTTCGCGCGATCCGGCAGGTAGCAAATTGAGCTATCGTTGGGATCTGGATTACCGTGGCGAGAATGACATTGATTTTTCGTCAGGGTGGAGCACTAGTCCGATTTTTCGCTACCGATTTTCCACAGTTGGAGATTATTCGCTTCGGCTTGTCGTGCGCAATGCCGCCGGGCTGCAGGACGAGGTTTTCGGCAAAATCAAAATTCACGCAGAAAGTCTCTCGCTCCAATTTTTGCGTCAAAAGGGCATTATCTCGAATGAGGAAAATCCGGACGGACTGATCACGCGCGCCGAGCTGGCACAGATTATCGTGAAGGCGACCAAGATTTCCGCGCTCGCGCCACGCATCGCGCAGTTCACCGATGTTCCGGCGAGCGATGTGAATGCGCGCTACGCCGCGGCGGTGAGTGCCCGCGGTTGGATTTCGCCGCGCAATAATTTTGCGTGGCAGCCAAATGGTTCAGTCAATCGCGCTGAGGCGGCGAAGATCGTAATCGCGGCGCTGTATCCGCGTGTCGCGACTAAGAATAGTCTCATGTTTTTCGATGTGCCCGAATCAGCGTGGTACGCGCGTTTCGCTGAGACGGCGGCGGCTCAAAATTTGATTGCGACTGAGGATCACAGATTTAACCCAGCGCTACCGGTCACGCGCGCCGAGATTGCGCGTATGGTGGCAGTGCTGCTTGATCGCTATCCTGCGACGCGAATTTCCGCGCAATCATCCACCCCAGTCGCTCAAGAATTCTTCACCAAAATTCTCGCCAAGCTCGGTTTGGCTGATTGATTTAGCGTTCAGAAAATGTTAAAATAACCCGATAAAAATACCCAAAAATTGCAATTCAAAGTTCCCCAGAACGTGCAAATTGAAGACAAAATTTTGCCTTTCATGACGCTGCGCCAACTCATCATTTGCGGTGTGGGCGGCGGATTGACCTACCTCATTTACCTCGTGCTGGAATTTCAACCTTTCGCGATTTGGGCGCCACCAGTCTTGGTGCTCGGGCTACTGACAGTGGCGATTGCCTTCCTCAAAATTCAGGGCATTCCGTTCGTCCAATTTTTACTCCTGTTGCTTGAGCGTTATCTGAATCCGACGAAACGCGTCTGGACCAAATCTGTGGATGATGTTTTTCCGCAAAAATCTACGACCGCTAAATCGGCGGCTGCCGACAAGAATTCGCCACTAGTTAAGAAAAAATACTCTGCGGAAGAAATCGCGCGGCTCACGCAAGTGCTGGATACCAGCCAAAAAGTTTAATTTTTTTTTATGGATACTGTTCGCCAAAGTACACACAAAGATCCTGCTGGGAGCACGCAGCTCTATCTACGCATTGCTGAAATTCACGACGCCGTTGTTGTTTTGAAAAACGGCGGAATGCGCGCAGTCATCGAAGTCGAAAGTGTGAATGTCAATTTGAAATCGGAGGACGAGCAGACGGCGCTCGCCTTCGCTTACCAAAACTTTCTCAATTCGCTGGAGTTTCCGATTCAGATTGTGGTGCGTTCCAAGAAACTCGACATCTCGAATTATCTTGCGAAATTAAAAGACGCGGGCAAGAAACAAACCAACGAAGCCCTCAAGAGCCAAATTGGGGAGTATTCTGAATATGTGCGCCGACTGGTTGAGTTTGCCGACATTATGGAAAAAAGTTTTTATGTAATCGTGCCTTATAATCCGGCGAGTGCGATTTCGATGAATGTGCTGCAGAATTTTTGGAATTTTGTTCATCCGGCTGATACGAACAGTGCTTTTGAAAAGCGTAAAAAAGAATTTGCGACAATCAACAAAAAGCTTGAACAAAATGTCGAGCAGATTGAGGGTGGTCTCGCTAATTGTGGTCTCAAAACACGCCGTCTTCCGACTGCGGAACTGATTCAACTTTTTTACGGCATCTATAACCCGCTCACTGCGCGCAATGAAAAGGTCGAGAACCTAACGCAATTCGATTTGACCGACGCGCAGGCGGCGTAAAATTTTTCCGATTTCCTGCAGCGGAAAACCGATGACGGTCTCGGCTGCACCATCGATTTTTTGAACGAAATTTTTCGGCAGACTCTGAATCGCGTAACCCGCCGCAAAATTTTCAACCGGATTTTCCGCGACATATTTTTCGATTGCCGCATCTGAAATGTTGGTGAATTCAACCAAACTTTTTGCGTGACCGACGATTTCGCGTTCATCAGTTTTCACGCAAAAGCCGGAAATGACCGCATGTTGTTTGCCTGCGAGCGCGCGCAAAAATTCCGCAGCTTCTCGCTTGTCACGCGGTTTGCCCAAAATTTTTCCAGCCAGCTCGCCGAGCGTGTCGCCGCCGATGGTCACTGAATTTTTTTCAAAAACCGCACGCGCTTTTTCCGTCGCCAAAAATTCGGCGTTTGCCGTCGCGGATTTTTTCCGGTCGAGTCGTTCGTCGATTTCAGGAATTCTAATTTCAAAATCCGCCACTAGTTTGCGCAGCAGCTCGCTGCGCCGTGGGCTCGACGACGCGAGAATGATTTTCATATGCAGAGTGGGGAGAGCACGCGCAGTTCGCGCACGATTTTTTTCAATTCACGGACTGTGCGCTGGAGATCTTTGGCCGTAGTCGTTTTGCCGAGTGAAAAACGGATGCTGCCGTGCAGCCATTCGTGCGGAATTTTGAGCGCGCGTAGGACAGAGCTTGGCTCGAGACTGGCGGAGCTGCAGGCTGAGCCGCTCGACGCGCTGATGCCGACGAAGTCGAGCCGCAGCAAAATACTTTCACCCTCGATGCCAAAAAAAGAAATATTCGCATTGCCCGGCAGGCGATTCACGGCAGAGCCATTCAGCTGTGCTTGTGGAATTTCGCGCAAAACTTGCGCGACGAAATTAGCGCGTAATTTCGTGAGGCGTGCGGCTTCTTTCGCACGAATTTTTTCCGCTAATTTCAATGCCTCTGCCGCGCCGATGATGCCCGCGACATTTTCCGTGCCAGCGCGAATGCCGTTTTCCTGATGACCGCCCGAGATTTGCGGAATCAATTTCACGCCGTTTTTCACGAATAAAATCCCGACGCCTTTCGGTCCATAAAATTTGTGCGCGGAGAGTGAGAGCAGGTCGACCTTGAGATGGCGGACATCGAGCTCGAGTATTCCGCCGGCCTGCACGGCGTCAGTGTGCAGTCGAATTTCCGGTCGATTTTTTTCTAAAAATTTTCCAATTTCACGCACGGGCTGGAGCGTGCCGATTTCGTTATTCGCGAGCATGATCGAGATCAATTTCGTATTTTGGCGCAGTGCTGCCGTGACCGCAGCGACCTCCACAATTCCATTGTGTGCGACGGGAATTTTCGTCAGCTCAATACCGTTTTTCGCCAAAATTTCTGCTGTCCGCAAAACCGCCGGATGTTCGATTTCTGAAATAATTAAATGGTCACCCGGTTTTAAAACACCGCGCAGTGCGAGATTGTCCGACTCGCTGCCGCCACTCGTGAAAATAATTTCGCTTGGCTCGCAGTGCAAAATTTCCGCGACTTCTCGCCGTGCTTTTTCCACCGCATTTTTCGCTGTCTGACCCTGCGCGTGAATCGAGCCGGGATTCCCAAAATTTTCTGCCAAGAACGGCAGCATTTTTTTCAGCACTTCCGGAGCGAGCGGAGTCGTCGCGGCGTGGTCGAGGTAGATGGGTTGTTGAGTCATTGAGTCGTTAAGTCGTTAAGTCGTTAAGTCATTAAGTCACTGGGTTCGGAGGGTGATTGGTTAATTGGTTCGGAGGGTTGTGGGTCATTAGGTTCGGAGGGTCAATTGGTCATTAGTCATTGGTCAGTTGGTTGGGAATTTTTTTGCGGACAACTTTTTTGGCAAAAGCTGCAGCAACTCTTGTCTGAGTTGGCGTCAATTTTTTCCGCAAGCATTTTCGTGATTTTCTCGACGCAGCGACCGCAGCCGGTTCCGGCTTTCGTGCGTTTTTGAAATTCCGCGAAGGTGCGGTCACCGGCGCGCACTGCGAGCTCGAGCTCGCGTTCGCTCACGCCGAGGCACTCACAAATTATTTTTGCTGCTGGTTTTTTCGGTGTGCCTTTTTGTTCCAAATAATTTTCAATCGCCGCACGCAGTGCTTTGTCGCCGAGCACGGAGCAGTGAATTTTATTCGTCGGTAGACCGCCGAGTTTTTTCAAAATATCGTCGGGCGTGATTTTGAGCGCGTCCGTGATTGGCATGCCGCCTTTCGTGAGCACCATTTCCGACAGCATCGAGGTC
It encodes the following:
- a CDS encoding iron-sulfur cluster assembly scaffold protein; this encodes MNDWLYSATVKKHFLHPQNFLAEGEKFAADGVGEVGSPACGDVMKMWIKVQDDRIIDLRWKTFGCASALASTSMLSEMVLTKGGMPITDALKITPDDILKKLGGLPTNKIHCSVLGDKALRAAIENYLEQKGTPKKPAAKIICECLGVSERELELAVRAGDRTFAEFQKRTKAGTGCGRCVEKITKMLAEKIDANSDKSCCSFCQKSCPQKNSQPTDQ